In Cycloclasticus sp., a single genomic region encodes these proteins:
- a CDS encoding SDR family oxidoreductase, whose amino-acid sequence MFSLSGKTALITGASGYLGSVMAEGMAKAGATVYLNGRNNENISAMVSKLVEKGLDVKSAVFDVTKRDEIEFFFDGFESEYLDIVVNNAYAGAAGTVETISAEDYLLSYDVAMIATHNLVQIALPYLRSAQKKNGDASVITIASMYGVVSPDLRIYASKEGANPPMYGAAKAALIQWTKYAACEFAEEGIRFNCISPGAFPSEGVQEANKPLVSKIINKIPMARVGVPKDIVGPLIFLASSSSSYVTATNLMVDGGWTAW is encoded by the coding sequence ATGTTTTCTTTAAGTGGAAAAACTGCATTGATAACTGGCGCATCTGGGTATTTAGGAAGTGTCATGGCTGAGGGGATGGCTAAAGCTGGAGCCACGGTCTATCTGAACGGTCGGAACAATGAAAATATAAGTGCAATGGTCTCTAAACTAGTTGAAAAGGGGCTTGATGTTAAATCAGCAGTTTTTGATGTGACTAAGCGAGATGAAATAGAGTTTTTTTTTGATGGTTTTGAAAGTGAATATCTAGATATAGTTGTTAATAATGCTTACGCAGGAGCGGCGGGCACGGTTGAAACCATATCGGCGGAAGACTATTTATTAAGCTATGACGTTGCAATGATTGCTACGCATAACCTTGTTCAAATAGCCTTACCTTATTTGCGATCGGCACAGAAGAAAAATGGTGATGCAAGCGTTATTACAATCGCATCAATGTATGGAGTTGTCAGCCCAGACTTGAGAATCTACGCTTCAAAGGAAGGGGCAAACCCCCCGATGTATGGAGCGGCAAAGGCAGCTCTAATTCAGTGGACAAAATATGCTGCCTGTGAGTTTGCAGAGGAAGGGATACGCTTTAACTGTATTTCTCCCGGCGCCTTTCCATCAGAGGGCGTACAAGAGGCAAATAAGCCTTTAGTTTCAAAAATTATTAATAAAATCCCTATGGCAAGAGTAGGAGTGCCCAAAGATATTGTTGGCCCTTTAATTTTTTTGGCATCTTCTAGTTCAAGCTATGTCACAGCTACTAATTTAATGGTTGATGGTGGCTGGACCGCATGGTGA
- the pseG gene encoding UDP-2,4-diacetamido-2,4,6-trideoxy-beta-L-altropyranose hydrolase, which translates to MVKSVIIRADASLQMGTGHIMRCLTLAEALKKQAVEIEFICRAHAGNLIERIKRQGFKIHVLPLSQNTVIDDGLYGSKWLGSTQQEDAELCLPILKKIKPDWLIVDHYSLDQTWQNLLAECFSKLMVIDDLANRKHQCDVLLDQTYGRKESDYVGLVPKRSQRLLGSEYALLRPEFAEWREYSLQRRIKPSFKKLLITMGGVDLNNVTGELLEVLKDGSLSKELEINIVMGATAPHLKSVQQQAGLLAYKTNVMVNVSNMAEMMANADLAIGAAGATTWERCCLGLPTIQIILAENQRVAAANLASHGAVLTLNKDGLVNLQNIFFEIEIKKIRLETVSKNAGKITYGNGSTIVVRKLTQK; encoded by the coding sequence ATGGTGAAGAGCGTTATTATTCGTGCAGATGCCTCCCTTCAAATGGGCACAGGGCATATTATGCGCTGTCTCACACTGGCTGAGGCATTAAAAAAGCAAGCTGTAGAGATTGAGTTTATATGCCGAGCGCATGCTGGGAATTTGATTGAACGCATCAAACGGCAAGGTTTCAAAATACACGTTTTACCGCTAAGTCAGAATACTGTAATAGACGACGGTTTATATGGCTCGAAATGGTTGGGCAGTACTCAGCAAGAAGATGCGGAATTATGCCTACCCATACTGAAAAAAATAAAACCTGACTGGTTGATAGTCGATCACTACTCATTGGATCAAACATGGCAAAACCTATTAGCAGAGTGCTTTTCTAAGCTGATGGTTATTGATGACCTTGCTAATAGAAAGCATCAATGTGATGTTTTGTTAGACCAAACCTATGGCAGAAAAGAAAGTGACTATGTTGGTCTGGTGCCTAAACGTTCACAACGGTTACTCGGTTCTGAATATGCTCTATTACGACCAGAGTTTGCCGAGTGGCGAGAGTACAGTTTACAACGACGCATAAAGCCAAGTTTCAAAAAGCTATTAATAACCATGGGTGGAGTTGATCTAAATAATGTGACGGGTGAATTACTTGAAGTGTTAAAAGACGGTTCCCTTTCTAAAGAATTAGAAATTAATATCGTGATGGGTGCAACTGCGCCACACCTTAAGAGTGTGCAGCAGCAGGCAGGATTATTGGCTTATAAAACAAATGTGATGGTTAATGTTAGTAATATGGCTGAGATGATGGCAAATGCAGACTTAGCCATTGGCGCAGCCGGGGCAACGACTTGGGAAAGGTGTTGTTTGGGCTTGCCGACAATACAAATTATTTTGGCAGAAAACCAAAGAGTAGCGGCAGCTAATTTAGCTAGTCACGGAGCCGTTTTAACTTTAAATAAGGATGGCCTAGTTAATTTACAAAATATTTTTTTTGAAATAGAAATTAAAAAAATTAGACTAGAGACAGTAAGTAAAAATGCAGGAAAAATAACTTATGGAAATGGTAGTACCATTGTTGTTAGAAAACTTACCCAAAAGTAG
- the pseH gene encoding UDP-4-amino-4,6-dideoxy-N-acetyl-beta-L-altrosamine N-acetyltransferase has translation MKNIGKLREIKMEELSLILSWRNAPRVRENMYTRHEISLDEHQAWWASVSENSEQKYFMYELDDVALGVVGFSGIDLKSQNASWAFYASPDAPKGTGSKMEFLALNYAFHELALHKLCCEVLAFNEAVIKLHKKFGFHEEGILREHHKVDEAFIDIHTLGILSTEWDERRKVMKDQLNKFLQK, from the coding sequence ATGAAAAATATCGGCAAGTTGCGTGAGATTAAAATGGAAGAACTAAGCTTGATTCTTTCATGGAGGAATGCCCCAAGGGTTAGAGAGAATATGTATACGCGGCATGAAATCAGCTTAGATGAGCACCAAGCTTGGTGGGCATCAGTGAGTGAAAATAGTGAGCAAAAATATTTTATGTATGAACTTGATGACGTGGCTCTAGGCGTGGTTGGGTTTAGTGGAATAGATTTAAAGAGCCAGAATGCCTCATGGGCTTTCTATGCTTCACCAGATGCACCGAAAGGGACCGGAAGCAAGATGGAGTTTCTTGCGTTAAATTATGCTTTTCATGAATTAGCTTTGCATAAACTCTGTTGTGAAGTGTTAGCTTTTAATGAGGCTGTTATAAAGTTACATAAAAAATTTGGATTTCATGAGGAAGGTATTTTACGAGAGCACCATAAGGTTGATGAGGCATTTATTGATATTCATACATTAGGGATCTTATCGACAGAATGGGATGAAAGAAGGAAGGTCATGAAAGATCAGTTGAATAAATTCTTACAAAAATAA
- the pseI gene encoding pseudaminic acid synthase, whose translation MNVSIKISGRTISSDTPPYIIAEMSANHNGDINNAFKIIEMAKSSGADAVKLQTYKPDTITFDSREPEFMIEGGLWDGQSLYELYQGAYMPWDWHKPLFDYAAKLGITIFSSPFDNTAVDLLEDLNTPAYKIASFEAVDLPLIKYVASTGKPMIISTGMADVEEIAEAIQAAKDGGCKELAILHCVSGYPAPAEDYNLKTMADMQQRFGLVTGLSDHTLDNTTAITSVALGASIIEKHVTLDRSAGGPDDSFSLEASELTALCNGAKTAWQALGKIDYGRKSSEEGNVKFRRSLYFVKDMKAGEVITKEHVKSIRPGFGLAPKFYESLLGQTVNENIQQGTAVSWKLLRK comes from the coding sequence ATGAATGTGTCCATTAAAATTTCTGGGCGGACAATCAGTAGTGATACGCCGCCTTATATCATTGCCGAAATGTCGGCTAACCATAATGGTGATATAAACAATGCCTTCAAAATAATTGAAATGGCGAAAAGCTCTGGCGCTGATGCTGTAAAGCTCCAGACCTATAAACCCGATACCATCACCTTCGATAGTCGTGAGCCAGAGTTTATGATTGAAGGGGGCTTGTGGGATGGGCAGAGCCTGTATGAATTATATCAGGGCGCCTATATGCCTTGGGACTGGCATAAGCCACTTTTTGACTATGCAGCAAAACTCGGCATTACTATTTTTAGCTCACCTTTCGATAATACCGCGGTGGATTTACTTGAAGACTTGAATACACCCGCCTACAAAATAGCCTCTTTTGAAGCGGTAGATTTACCACTAATAAAATATGTAGCCAGTACGGGTAAGCCAATGATTATTTCAACCGGCATGGCCGATGTAGAAGAAATAGCCGAAGCTATTCAGGCGGCTAAAGATGGCGGCTGTAAAGAGCTAGCTATTTTGCATTGTGTAAGTGGCTACCCGGCGCCAGCAGAAGATTACAATTTGAAAACCATGGCTGATATGCAACAACGATTTGGACTGGTCACGGGCTTATCTGATCATACGCTAGATAATACAACGGCTATTACCAGCGTAGCGCTTGGCGCATCTATTATAGAAAAGCATGTGACATTGGATCGAAGTGCTGGTGGGCCAGATGATAGTTTTTCCTTGGAAGCTTCTGAATTAACCGCTTTATGCAACGGCGCTAAAACAGCTTGGCAGGCATTAGGAAAGATTGATTACGGTCGAAAATCCAGTGAAGAAGGTAATGTTAAGTTTCGTCGGTCGTTGTATTTTGTTAAAGATATGAAGGCTGGTGAGGTGATTACAAAAGAACATGTGAAAAGTATTCGGCCTGGTTTCGGTTTAGCTCCAAAGTTTTATGAATCACTGCTTGGTCAAACGGTTAACGAAAATATCCAACAAGGTACGGCTGTTAGTTGGAAGCTTTTGAGAAAATAA
- a CDS encoding CDP-glycerol glycerophosphotransferase family protein, producing the protein MTKNKICFFSQMYQAIPSLVAIQRELGGTFVCGRGSTKRYFRKEYPELGFARFSKRLKRFSAGHKAMLSADCIVTGSPYKSLLSPYSARKMMVFHGTYAGLTAQALQGLKHFDHLFLIGDRMERMLLRLLKGEEINYSKTGFIPFCHFPEKTVQNRQAIVEEMGLDPSLKTIVYCPSRRGVGSWDLCAEQLIREISGEYNLVLRPHPSQSMNLRWHEKSSMRAIQLAAKQRGNALVDLVDIALPNLLMVADLFISDSNSPSEEALFYNTPQLLTGLGNSAYEKIEVSLVQRGMPEEDIMEVLQVFDCGTVYSQAGYANWQEAVSDAFLNEANYTENREACFSSIFGQRDRNAGHRVAEILSSEYL; encoded by the coding sequence ATGACAAAGAATAAAATCTGTTTTTTCTCTCAGATGTATCAAGCGATTCCTTCACTAGTGGCCATTCAGCGTGAGCTAGGTGGGACGTTTGTTTGTGGAAGAGGAAGTACGAAACGTTATTTCAGAAAAGAATATCCAGAACTAGGCTTTGCGCGTTTTAGTAAACGCTTGAAGCGATTTAGTGCCGGTCACAAAGCAATGTTAAGCGCAGATTGTATTGTGACAGGTTCACCTTATAAGTCACTGCTGTCCCCATACTCGGCAAGAAAAATGATGGTTTTTCATGGGACGTATGCCGGCTTGACGGCACAAGCATTACAAGGGCTAAAGCATTTTGATCACCTTTTCTTAATTGGTGACAGAATGGAAAGAATGCTATTAAGGCTGTTAAAAGGAGAAGAGATTAACTACTCAAAGACAGGCTTTATTCCTTTCTGCCATTTTCCTGAAAAGACGGTACAAAACCGTCAGGCGATAGTAGAAGAAATGGGCTTGGATCCATCACTAAAGACAATTGTTTATTGTCCTAGCCGTCGAGGGGTTGGCTCTTGGGATTTGTGTGCGGAACAGTTGATACGAGAAATTTCGGGTGAGTATAATTTAGTTTTAAGACCACACCCAAGCCAATCTATGAACTTGAGGTGGCATGAGAAATCGTCCATGAGAGCCATACAGCTTGCTGCAAAGCAGAGAGGGAATGCTCTGGTAGATTTGGTTGATATTGCATTGCCAAACCTGTTAATGGTGGCAGATTTATTTATTTCAGACTCAAATTCACCCAGTGAAGAGGCGCTTTTTTATAATACACCTCAGTTATTAACGGGGTTGGGTAATAGCGCATATGAAAAAATTGAAGTTAGCCTTGTTCAGCGGGGTATGCCTGAAGAAGATATTATGGAAGTACTACAAGTTTTTGATTGTGGGACGGTTTATAGCCAAGCAGGGTATGCAAATTGGCAGGAGGCAGTGAGCGATGCTTTCTTGAATGAAGCTAACTATACAGAAAATCGTGAAGCTTGTTTTTCTTCCATTTTTGGTCAGCGAGACAGAAATGCAGGGCATCGAGTTGCTGAGATTCTGAGCTCAGAGTATTTGTGA